The DNA region GTTTGCAGATCGTGATTCCATCTACAACAACTGTCAAGAACAGCTTAAGTGTTCTACATCAAGTGCCAGAAGGTCATGTCGGGGTGTATTGGAGAGGTGGTGCCCTCCTCAAGACAATTACTGATCCCGGTTCGTCCACGGCCTTTTCTTTCTCATGGATTTTTGCGCTATTCTTGCTTGTCCTAGACTTCCGTTGCAACTTGACAGTATTTATTCTTGTTATCTAGGTTTTCATCTGAAGCTGCCTTTGATAACTCAATACGAGCCTGTTCAAGTGACCCTTCAGACTGATCTGGTAACGCTCCTTCCTCTTTGCCTTTTTAATTGGTGGATGCTGTAAATGCTTTTGTATGTTAATGTTATTAGGTTTGGATTTCATTTTTGTCTTTAATGCAGGTTACGGATATTCCTTGTGGTACAAAAGGAGGTGTTATGATTACCTTTGAGAAGATAGAGGTGGGGCTTTGAAGCCTTTGAATGCTATCAAGTATGTAATGGTTAGATTGGCAATACTACTCATGTTTTCTTATGGTTTTGTGCAGGTCGTGAACCGCCTCCGCAAGGACTATGTTTATGACACGCTGCTTGATTATGGGGTCCACTATGACAACACATGGATATATGACAAGATTCATCATGAAATCAATCAGTTCTGCAGCTCTCACTCGCTGCAACAAGTATACATCGATGTGTTTGATCAGGTGAGAGAGGTTATTAATTAAGACACTGAATCATATATAATCTGATACTGCAATATCAATACCTCAATCTCATGATTACGTCAAGCGAAAGCTTAAGAAACGTATTCTGGGCACTTAAATGGTGTGAACTATAACCTGATTTTCCTGGCCAAGTTTATAGTTAAAAATGAGAAACTTcggtttcaaaatttaaattctgGCCAACCAATTGTTTTGCTGCCCCTGAAGAAAATACTATCATGGTGATGGTCATTGTTTCAGATTGATGAGAAGATGAAGGAAGCTCTTCAAGTTGACTGCACACGATATGCTCCCGGTATTGAGATACTCAGTGTGCGTGTAACGAAGCCAAATATTCCAGATAGGATTAGGAGAAACTTTGAACAGATGGAAGAGGAAAGGACCAAGGTactatctttttttctttttttgaaatatagtCTTTTCAACTTCTGTATTGATGTTTATAAgcaattttatcttttatttatttatttattatgtgaGATGAGGTTAAATCTTAAGGCTTGGGCACAAGACAGTTCAGGATGTTTCATGGCTTTTAATGCAGATGGAATCAATAGCttgttattaaatttttattgaacAGACCTGGATTAAATGAAGAAAACTGAAATTTCTAAATTTGATTTCTCCCGTTAGGTTGACTGAAAAAACCAGatacctctctctctctcagtttAAGTTATGTTTTCATCAGAGATGGGAACATGGGCCAAGCTAAAGCTATTATAAAACATGCAATTCATTCTAAAcgtaaaagaaaagaagaataaaaacCAAAAGTATCATGGTAGTACATAAGATGTAACCATCCCTccgggggaaaaaaaatccaaaatgcTTACCAGTTATGTTTTCATGTCAAAGACAGCTCTATAGTTTGAGTATCATGCGATGAGATCATATTTGATGCATATGCACCATGCAATTTCTTTGTTTCCTCTACCTTTTCTTTGATTTCTgcttatataataattatagtcAGTGTGTCCTTTTCATTGAAAATGAGAGGATGAGGGTGTCCGGTAAGTGAACAATATACAACCACTGATGAAATTCTGTGGATGCTTCGTTGTAGGTCTTAATTGCGATAGAGAAGCAGAAGGTTGCCGAGAAAGAGGCAGAAACAATGAAGAAGATGGCTATCAGTGAAGCCGAAAAAAATGCCAATGTCAGCAAGATCTTGATG from Punica granatum isolate Tunisia-2019 chromosome 3, ASM765513v2, whole genome shotgun sequence includes:
- the LOC116199791 gene encoding erlin-2-B, encoding MDPSEQLAGGQPRPPSPPPPPPPPQSSAPLSFLLFFIAILSFIVIPSTTTVKNSLSVLHQVPEGHVGVYWRGGALLKTITDPGFHLKLPLITQYEPVQVTLQTDLVTDIPCGTKGGVMITFEKIEVVNRLRKDYVYDTLLDYGVHYDNTWIYDKIHHEINQFCSSHSLQQVYIDVFDQIDEKMKEALQVDCTRYAPGIEILSVRVTKPNIPDRIRRNFEQMEEERTKVLIAIEKQKVAEKEAETMKKMAISEAEKNANVSKILMEQKLMEKDSSRKQQEIENHMYLAREKSLADADFYRVMKEAEANKLKLTPQFLELKFIEAIAGNTKIFFGNKVPNMLWDQRLLGSFLQNMTRVVSEVASTDGKSQSS